GCAAGAACCGCAGCTGGTGGGACGAGTTCCACGTCTTCTCCGTCGAGTGGACCCCCACCTCCTACATCTTCCGCGTCGACGGCCGCGAGTACTACCGCGAGACCGCCGCCGTCTCCCAGGCCGCGCAGTACCTCGTCCTGTCGAACCTCACCTCCGACTACGAGCTGGCCAACCTCACCGGCGACGAGCTCGGCGACGCCGCCCAGGTCGACTGGGTCCGGGTCTACGACGCCACCTCGATCGAGTCGGCGCGCGTCACCCGCGGTCGCAAGTCCGCCTGACCCCACCCGGCACCGCCCGGGCCGGACCTAGGCTCGCTGCATGCCCCGCATGCACGCGATCGAGCTGCTGCCCGACGAGGCCGGCGCCGAGGTCGTACGCCGTGACTGGCAGGCCCTGCGCGACGCCGGGCTCCCCTCCCAGCTCGACCACCGCGGCCCCACCAACACCCCGCACGTGACCGTCCTCGCCGCTCCCGCGCTCCGCGCCGAGGACGAGCAGGTGGCCGCGCGCGTGCTGGGCCCGCTGCTCCCCCGCTCCGTGCGGGCGGCCGGGCTCGCCCTCCTCGGTGGCAACCGCGTCACCGTCGTCCGCCTGCTCGACGTCGACGACGACCTGGTCCGGGCGGTGCTCGACGTACGCGCCGAGGTGCCCGACCCCCAGCACCTCGGCTGGCTGCCGCACGCCACGCTCGCCCGCCGGGTGCCGCGCGCCGACGTGCCGGCCGTGCTCGACGTGCTGGGCCACGCCGACGCGTCGATCAGCCTCGCCGGACTGCGCCGCTGGGACCCCGACGCGGGGGCCGTGCGCGACCTCTGACCACGCCGCCGCCGCGCATCACGATCGGGTGACGCCTGCCCCGTCGGGCCCGTGCGCGATGGCAGGTCCAGACCAGTGCCGATAGGTTGCCGCCATGACCGCGCAGGAAACGGCCCCCGTCAGCGCCGGCCGGGGCGAGCCCCTCGTCGTGCTCAGCGGCGTGCAGAAGCACTTCGGAGCACTGCACGCCCTCAAGGACATCGAGCTCACCGTCAAGCGCGGCGAGGTGGTCGTCGTGATCGGCCCGTCCGGCTCCGGCAAGTCGACGCTGTGCCGCACCATCAACCGGCTCGAGACGATCGACGAGGGCACCATCACCCTCGACGGCCAGGCCCTCCCCCAGGAGGGCAAGGCGCTCGCCGGGCTGCGCGCCGAGGTCGGCATGGTCTTCCAGAGCTTCAACCTCTTCGCCCACAAGACGATCCTGGAGAACGTCACCCTCGGCCCGATCAAGGTCCGCGGCGTGAAGAAGGAGCAGGCCGAGGCCAAGGCCCGCGAGCTCCTCGAGCGCGTCGGCGTCGGCCACCAGGCCGAGAAGTACCCCGCCCAGCTCTCCGGCGGCCAGCAGCAGCGCGTGGCGATCGCCCGCGCCCTGGCCATGGAGCCCAAGGTGATGCTCTTCGACGAGCCGACCTCCGCGCTCGACCCGGAGATGATCAAGGAGGTCCTCGACGTCATGGTCGACCTCGCGCAGCAGGGCATGACCATGGTCGTCGTCACCCACGAGATGGGCTTCGCCCGCACCGCCGCCGACCGGGTCGTCTTCATGGCCGACGGCGCGATCGTCGAGGAGAACACCCCGGAGGAGTTCTTCACGAACCCGACCTCCGACCGCGCCAAGGACTTCCTCGGCAAGATCCTCAAGCACTGACCCGCTGAGGACCCACCAGCTCGGGACACAACAGCACATTCCATCCCCAGAAACCCCCGACGGCCTCGGGCCGCCAACTGAAGGAGAGCAAGGATGAGATTCACCAGGACCAAGGCGATCATCGCCACGGCGGGATTGGCCCTGTCGCTCGCTGCCTGCGGCAACGCCGGCGAGGAGACGGAAGGCCCGGACGTCGAGGCGGCCGAGAACGCGGCCGACAACTTCGACGACGGCACCCGGATGAAGGAGCTGGCCGACGCCGGCACCATCAAGATCGGCGTGAAGTACGACCAGCCGGGCCTCGGCTTCAAGGACGCGGCCTCCGACACCCCCACCGGCTTCGACGTCGAGATGGCCAAGCAGCTCGCGGCGAGCCTCGGCATCACCGGCGACGACATCGAGTGGGTCGAGACGATCTCCGACAACCGCGAGCCCTTCCTCGAGGACGGCACCGTCGACCTCGTGCTGGCGTCGTACTCGATCACCGACGACCGCCGCAAGGTCGTCGGCCAGGCCGGCCCGTACCTGGTCACCGGCCAGCAGCTGCTGGTGCCGGCGGACAGCGACGTGGCGTCGACCGACGACCTCGCCGGCCAGGAGGTCTGCTCGGTCACCGGCTCGACCTCGCTGGAGAACGTCAAGGCCGAGGGCATGAAGCCGGTCGGCTTCGACACCTACTCCGAGTGCGTGGAGAAGGTGCTCGACGGCACGGTCCAGGCCATGTCGACCGACGGCACGATCCTCGCCGGCTACGCCGCGCAGAACGAGGGCGAGCTGAAGGTCGTCGGCGACGAGTTCTCCGAGGAGCGCATCGGCGTCGGCTACTCGATCGACCGCCCGGAGATGTGCCAGTGGATCGTCGACACCATCACCGACGCCTACGACAGCGGCGCCTACGAGGAGGCCTTCACCGCCACGCTCGGCCCCTCGGGCGTCGAGGTGCCGGAGCTCCCCGAGATGGACGCCTGCGCGTGACCTCGCGCTGAACCACCCCCGAGCCGGGGTCCGGGCCACCCGGGCCCCGGCTCGACACCGCCCGACCCGCCACTCCCGCTGAGAGGAGCCTCGTTGAACGCCGTGCTCGACAGCCCGGACCTCTACGTCAAGGCCTTCGGCTACACCGTCTTCCTGTTCCTCGTCTCCGGCGTCCTCTCCGTGGTCCTCGGCACCGTCCTCGTCGCGATGCGCGTCGGCCCCGTGTCGGTGCTGAGCCGGGCGGCGACGGCCTACGTGACGGTGGTGCGCAACACCCCGCTCGTGATGATCTTCCTGTTCTTCCAGCTCGGCGCGCCCAAGGTGTTCCAGACGCTGCGCTTCTCCTGGGTCGACATCCACATCGGCCCCTACGACTTCACCGCCTTCTTCAGCGCCGCGGTCGTCGCCCTGACGCTCTACACGTCCTGCTTCGTCTGCGAGTCGCTGCGCGCCGGCATCAACGCCGTGCCGCTCGGCCAGGCCGAGGCCGCGCGCGCCATCGGCCTGCCCTTCGGCGGCGTGATGACCCAGGTCGTGCTCCCGCAGGCGTTCCGCGCCTCGGTGCCGCCGCTGGCCAGCACGCTCATCGCGCTGCTCAAGAACACGTCCGTGGCCGGCGTCTTCGGCGTGATCGAGGCCGCGGCCCAGATGAAGTCGTTCACCAACGACTTCGCCAGCGAGCGCACGGGCATCTTCATCATGTTCGCGCTCGGCTACGTCGTCCTCGTCGAGATCGTCTCCGCGGTCGCGATCTACTTCGAGCGCCGGTGGAGGATCGCCTGATGGCCGCCAGTGTCCTGTTCGACGCCCCCGGTCCCGCGACCCGCGCGCGGCACCGCACGTACGGCATCGCCACCGTCGTCGGCCTCCTCGCGCTGCTCGGCTGGGTCGTGTGGCGCTTCAACGAGACCGGCCAGTTCGAGTACGCCAAGTGGGAGCCGTTCCTGACCCCGCGCTACATCCAGGCGATCCTGGTCGACGGCCTGCTGGTCACCCTGCAGATGGCGGCGAGCGCGATCCTGGGCGCGGTCGTCTTCGGCCTGGTCTTCGGCGTCGGCAAGCTCTCCGACCACGCGATCGTGCGCTGGCCGTGCTGGCTGGTCGTCGAGTTCTTCCGCGCCGTGCCGGTGATCCTGCTGATCGTCTTCGTCTTCTACTCGGTCGTCAGCGGCATGGACGAGCTGTCCCGCCGCACCTACTGGGCGGTCGTCATCGCGCTGACCCTCTACAACGGGGCCGTGCTGGCCGAGGTCTTCCGCGCCGGCGTCAACGCCGTCCCGCGCGGCCAGGCCGAGGCGGCGTACGCCGTCGGGATGCGCAAGTACCAGGTGATGACGCTGATCCTGCTGCCGCAGGCGGTGAAGATCATGATCCCGGCGATCATCAGCCAGATGGTCGTGGCGCTCAAGGACACCAGCCTCGGCTACGTCGTCGCGGGCCTCGGCCTCACGCGCGTCGCGAAGGCGATCTATCCGCAGTTCGCCAACCACGTGCCGACGATCATCGTCATCGCCGCGATCTACATCGTGGTCAACCTGCTGCTGACCCTCGTCGCCACCTGGGCGCAGAAGCGGCTCGTGGGCGAGCGGAAGGTGCTCGAGGTCGGGATGGTCGGCGAGGCCAAGGTCGGCGGATCCGCGCCGTTCTACAAGGGCGACACCGGCGGCGGGCCCGCCTAGGCCCTCTTGGCCGAGATCCAGAGCCGGATCTCGCCCTCGACGACGACCGTGCCGTCGGTGCGCGTGCCCCGGACGCGCACCGGCAGGTCGTAGCCCTCCCCGAGCTCGGCGGTCCACTGCTCGGGGTCGGTCTCGGCGACGCAGGTGATGTCGGAGCTCGCCTTGGCGGTGTAGGCGACCTCCATCCCCTTCGGGATCCAGCGGCGGTCGCGCGGGATGGTCGACTCGGCGAGCGCGCCCATGGCCGCCTCGAGGCCGTTGCACAGCGCGATCGCGTGCACCGTGCCGATGTGGTTGTGGACCCGTCGGCGGTCGGTGATCACCAGCTCGGCCCGGTTCGGCTCGACCACGGTGAAGCGCGGCCGGATGCTGGCGAAGTAGGGCGCCTTCTGGCTGAAGGCGAGCGAGAAGAGCCGGGCGCCCAAGGGCAGCGCGGTGGTCTTCTTCCAGAGGTCGAGGACGGCAGGCATGCCGCCGATGTTACTGCCGGGTAGCGAGCCAGGCGAGCACCCGGTCCGCCGTCTCGTCGGCCGGGAGGTCGGTGTTGTCCAGCTGGAGGTGCGGCCAGCGGGCGAGCAACCGTTCTCCCGGGGCGTCGCGGCCGGGCTCGGACGTCATCCGGTAGTCGGCCTCGAGCTGGCGGACGTTGCCGTCCGACCACTCGACGTCGCGCTTCGACTTCTTCTCGGCGAGCCGGTGCTCGGTGCGGTTGCGGACCAGCCGGGTGTCGAGGTCGGCGACCAGCTCGACGACCGCGACGTCGTCGGCGTACGGCGCAGCCAGCCGCTCGAGGTGGTCGGCCTCGTCCTGCTCGTCCATCCCCATCACGAAGGTGAAGACGAGGTCGGTGCCGGCGGCCGCGGCCTCCTCGATGACCCGGCTGCGGATCTCGGTGTTGAGCGTGCGGAACGGCGGGGTGCCGTAGTCGAAGACGTCGAGCAGCATCTCGATGCTGTGGTGGTTGTGGAACAGCCGGAAGTCCGACCGGTCGGCGACCGCGCGCCCGACGGTCATCTTGCCCACGGCGGGCGGCCCGAGGATCAGCAGCAGCATGGCCGGATCCTCCCCGAGGGACCCCCTCCCCCGCACCCGATATCCGAGGACGAAATGGGGGGCGATCCGGCCCTTCGGCCCACCAGAACGTCCCTAGATACCGGGGCTGAGGGGCGAGAGGACCTCGACCCGGTTGCCGTGGCCGTCGAAGGTGTGGAACCTGACGTGGCCGGGAAAGGTGGTGCGCTGGCTCTCGTCGACCTCGGCGCCGACGCCCCGCAGCCGCTCGGCGATCGCGTCGAGGTCGTCGACGACGAGGGCGGGGTGGGCCTTGCGCGCCGGGGAGAACGGGTCCTCGACCCCGACGTGGACCTCGGCCGTGACGGCGCCGGTGCGGTCGTACGCCCTGAACCAGCACCCGCCGCGGGCGACGAGGTCGGCGGGCTTGTCCACCTCGGTCATCCCGAGGCCGTCGGCGTAGAACCGGCGGGCGACGTCCTCGCCGCCGGGCGGGCAGGCGACCTGGACGTGGTGCAGCCGCATCACGCGACCACCTCGTCCAGCTCGGGCCTGCGCGCGACGACGAAGATGCGGCGGAACGGCATCACCACGCGGCCCGACGCGTCGGCGGGGTAGGCCTCGCGCAGCAGCGCGCGGAACTCGTCCTCGAAGAGCGGACGGAGGTCGTCGGGCAGCGCCTGGAGGGTGGGGCGGGCGCCGGTGCCGGAGACCCAGTCGAAGACCGGGTCGGGCCCGGCGAGGACGTGGAGGTACGTCGTCTCCCAGGCGTCGACCTCGCAGCCGAGGTCGAGCAGGACGCGGAGGTAGTCGGCGGGCTCGTGGCTGGCCGGGACCGCGACGTCGCGCACGTGCTCGGCGTAGGGCGCGCGCTCGGCGATGTCGCTGCGGATGGTGTGGCTCGGCTCGCCGAAGTTGCCCGGGACCTGGAAGGCGAACCAGCCGCCCGGCGCGACCCGGTCGACCAGCGACGGCAGCAGCGCGAGGTGGTCGGTCAGCCACTGCAGCGTGGCGTTGGAGACGAGCACGTCGACCGGTGCCCGCAGCGCGAGCGGGTCGGGGTGCGCCCAGTCGCGCAGGTCGGCGACCTCCCACGCGATGCCGTCGACCGAGCGCGCCGCGGCGATCATCTCGGGGCTGCTGTCGATGCCGGTCACCTGCGCGCCGGCCCACCGGTCGGCGAGCAGCGCCGTGAGGTTGCCCGGCCCGCAGCCGAGGTCGACGACGACGCGCGGCCGCTCTGCGTGCACCCGCGCCAGCAGGTCGACGAACGGCCGGCCGCGCTCGTCGGCGTACGCGAGGTAGCGGTCGGGGTCCCAGCTGTGGCTCATGCGCGTGCTCCTCCTCGGGCGGGCCGGGGTAGTCCAGTGCCGGATGGTCGTCCGGAGGTCGTCTTCACGACCGATTGTCACTGGACTACCCGGGAAAGTGTCTTGATGTCGAGACACTTGGAGCCTCGCCCGAAAACCTCTCGATGTCAAGATTCTCGACCGATCTGGCAGGATGTCGTCATGCGAGACGAGGTGGACGACCTGGTCGAGGCCTGGGGCCGCGAACGCGGCGACCTGGACCTCGCGCCCGTCGAGGTGTTCTCCCGCATCAGCCGGCTCGCCCGACACCTCGACCTCGCGCGCCGCGACGCCTTCACCGCGCACGGCATCGAGTCGTGGGAGTTCGACGTCCTGGCCGCGCTGCGGCGGGCGGGAGCGCCCTACGAGCTCTCCCCCGGCCGGCTGCTGCGCGAGACGCTGGTGACCAGCGGCACGATGACCAACCGGGTCGACCGGCTGGCCGCGCGTGGCCTCGTCGAGCGGTTGCCAGACCCCAAGGACCGCCGCGGCGTGCTCGTGCGGTTGACCATCGAGGGCAAGGCGGCCGTCGACGGCGCGTTCGAGGCGCTGCTGCGCGCCGAGGCCGACCTCCTCGCCGACCTCCCGGACGCCGACCGCGCCCGGCTCGCCGGCCTCCTGCGCTCGCTGCTCGCGCCCTTCAGCTGAGCCCTGCGCAGACGCGCGGACAGAAGTCCCGCGGCCGCGCGGCGCCCACGCCCGCGGCGAGGGGTGCTGCACGGGTTCGGTCCGCGCGTCTACTCGACGACCTCGGAGGCCTCGAGCCACTCCAGCTCCAGCTCCTCCTTCTCCGCCGCGAGCTCGCCGAGCTGGTCGCCGACGCGCGCGAGCAGGGCGTAGTCGGTGAGGTTGGCCTCCATCTCGGCGTGCAGCTCCGCCTCACGCGCGGCGATCCGCTCGAGCTGCTTCTCCACCCGCGCCAGCACCTTGCGGGCCGCGCGGTCCTCGGCGCTGCCGGGACGCGACTTGGCGAGCGTGGCGGCGTCGGCGTCGGCGTCGGGGGCGGGCTTCGCGGGTCGCGCCGCGCTCGCCGCGACCTCGTTCCTCGCGGCTTCCTGCTCGCGCGACTGCTGGGCGGCGCGCCGCTCGAGGTACTCGTCGACGCCGCGCGGCAGCATCGAGACCTGGCCGTCGCCGAGCAGGGCCCACACCGAGTCGGTGACCCGCTCGAGGAAGTACCGGTCGTGGCTGACCACGATGAGCGTGCCCGGCCACGAGTCGAGGAAGTCCTCGAGGACGTTGAGGGTGTCGATGTCGAGGTCGTTGGTGGGCTCGTCGAGCAGCAGCACGTTGGGCTCGGTCAGCAGCAGCTTGAGCAGCTGGAAGCGTCGCCGCTCGCCGCCGGACAGGTCGCCGAGGCGGGCGGTCAGCCGGTCGCCGGTGAAGCCGAAGCGCTCGAGCATCGACGTCGCGGTGATCTCCTGGCCGTCCAGCGTCTTCGTGACGCGCCGGATCGACTCGACCGTCGGCAGCACCCGCGCCTCGGGGTCGATCTCGTCGAGCGCCTG
Above is a genomic segment from Nocardioides okcheonensis containing:
- a CDS encoding 2'-5' RNA ligase family protein — encoded protein: MPRMHAIELLPDEAGAEVVRRDWQALRDAGLPSQLDHRGPTNTPHVTVLAAPALRAEDEQVAARVLGPLLPRSVRAAGLALLGGNRVTVVRLLDVDDDLVRAVLDVRAEVPDPQHLGWLPHATLARRVPRADVPAVLDVLGHADASISLAGLRRWDPDAGAVRDL
- a CDS encoding amino acid ABC transporter ATP-binding protein, producing MTAQETAPVSAGRGEPLVVLSGVQKHFGALHALKDIELTVKRGEVVVVIGPSGSGKSTLCRTINRLETIDEGTITLDGQALPQEGKALAGLRAEVGMVFQSFNLFAHKTILENVTLGPIKVRGVKKEQAEAKARELLERVGVGHQAEKYPAQLSGGQQQRVAIARALAMEPKVMLFDEPTSALDPEMIKEVLDVMVDLAQQGMTMVVVTHEMGFARTAADRVVFMADGAIVEENTPEEFFTNPTSDRAKDFLGKILKH
- a CDS encoding glutamate ABC transporter substrate-binding protein, with amino-acid sequence MRFTRTKAIIATAGLALSLAACGNAGEETEGPDVEAAENAADNFDDGTRMKELADAGTIKIGVKYDQPGLGFKDAASDTPTGFDVEMAKQLAASLGITGDDIEWVETISDNREPFLEDGTVDLVLASYSITDDRRKVVGQAGPYLVTGQQLLVPADSDVASTDDLAGQEVCSVTGSTSLENVKAEGMKPVGFDTYSECVEKVLDGTVQAMSTDGTILAGYAAQNEGELKVVGDEFSEERIGVGYSIDRPEMCQWIVDTITDAYDSGAYEEAFTATLGPSGVEVPELPEMDACA
- a CDS encoding amino acid ABC transporter permease, producing MLDSPDLYVKAFGYTVFLFLVSGVLSVVLGTVLVAMRVGPVSVLSRAATAYVTVVRNTPLVMIFLFFQLGAPKVFQTLRFSWVDIHIGPYDFTAFFSAAVVALTLYTSCFVCESLRAGINAVPLGQAEAARAIGLPFGGVMTQVVLPQAFRASVPPLASTLIALLKNTSVAGVFGVIEAAAQMKSFTNDFASERTGIFIMFALGYVVLVEIVSAVAIYFERRWRIA
- a CDS encoding amino acid ABC transporter permease: MAASVLFDAPGPATRARHRTYGIATVVGLLALLGWVVWRFNETGQFEYAKWEPFLTPRYIQAILVDGLLVTLQMAASAILGAVVFGLVFGVGKLSDHAIVRWPCWLVVEFFRAVPVILLIVFVFYSVVSGMDELSRRTYWAVVIALTLYNGAVLAEVFRAGVNAVPRGQAEAAYAVGMRKYQVMTLILLPQAVKIMIPAIISQMVVALKDTSLGYVVAGLGLTRVAKAIYPQFANHVPTIIVIAAIYIVVNLLLTLVATWAQKRLVGERKVLEVGMVGEAKVGGSAPFYKGDTGGGPA
- a CDS encoding hotdog fold domain-containing protein, which produces MPAVLDLWKKTTALPLGARLFSLAFSQKAPYFASIRPRFTVVEPNRAELVITDRRRVHNHIGTVHAIALCNGLEAAMGALAESTIPRDRRWIPKGMEVAYTAKASSDITCVAETDPEQWTAELGEGYDLPVRVRGTRTDGTVVVEGEIRLWISAKRA
- a CDS encoding DEAD/DEAH box helicase family protein: MLLLILGPPAVGKMTVGRAVADRSDFRLFHNHHSIEMLLDVFDYGTPPFRTLNTEIRSRVIEEAAAAGTDLVFTFVMGMDEQDEADHLERLAAPYADDVAVVELVADLDTRLVRNRTEHRLAEKKSKRDVEWSDGNVRQLEADYRMTSEPGRDAPGERLLARWPHLQLDNTDLPADETADRVLAWLATRQ
- a CDS encoding VOC family protein encodes the protein MRLHHVQVACPPGGEDVARRFYADGLGMTEVDKPADLVARGGCWFRAYDRTGAVTAEVHVGVEDPFSPARKAHPALVVDDLDAIAERLRGVGAEVDESQRTTFPGHVRFHTFDGHGNRVEVLSPLSPGI
- a CDS encoding trans-aconitate 2-methyltransferase encodes the protein MSHSWDPDRYLAYADERGRPFVDLLARVHAERPRVVVDLGCGPGNLTALLADRWAGAQVTGIDSSPEMIAAARSVDGIAWEVADLRDWAHPDPLALRAPVDVLVSNATLQWLTDHLALLPSLVDRVAPGGWFAFQVPGNFGEPSHTIRSDIAERAPYAEHVRDVAVPASHEPADYLRVLLDLGCEVDAWETTYLHVLAGPDPVFDWVSGTGARPTLQALPDDLRPLFEDEFRALLREAYPADASGRVVMPFRRIFVVARRPELDEVVA
- a CDS encoding MarR family winged helix-turn-helix transcriptional regulator; its protein translation is MRDEVDDLVEAWGRERGDLDLAPVEVFSRISRLARHLDLARRDAFTAHGIESWEFDVLAALRRAGAPYELSPGRLLRETLVTSGTMTNRVDRLAARGLVERLPDPKDRRGVLVRLTIEGKAAVDGAFEALLRAEADLLADLPDADRARLAGLLRSLLAPFS